A part of Aegilops tauschii subsp. strangulata cultivar AL8/78 chromosome 2, Aet v6.0, whole genome shotgun sequence genomic DNA contains:
- the LOC109732789 gene encoding uncharacterized protein isoform X2, which yields MKVLTAHRPSTKIGVLRLQTQTQTKRKISTESLSLLAAAATGLRKESKATMACRALALRSLLLPDPLHHLSLRAAASAPAAPFPCRRRRRNLRCCSSSSGGGPGEQGQPPQEAVLEAISKVAKSKGRVALTTNMVIGGTVTDDSSDEWLVLDQKVNTYPTDRGFTAIGTGGEDFVHSMVDAVESVLQESIPKGQVSQKISSRGKYVSVKIGPIRVASSEQVQAVYRAMRRDNRMKYFL from the exons ATGAAAGTTTTAACGGCTCATCGGCCTTCCACGAAAATAGGAGTACTCCGGCTGCAGACGCAAACCCAAACCAAGCGAAAAATATCCACTGAATCTCTCTCGCTGCTCGCGGCCGCGGCGACCGGACTAAGGAAGGAATCGAAGGCGACGATGGCGTGCCGAGCCCTCGCGCTCCGCTCCTTGCTGCTCCCCGACCCCCTCCACCACCTGAGTCTCCGCGCCGCCGCGTCGGCCCCGGCGGCGCCGTTTCcttgtcgccgccgccgccgcaacctccgctgctgctccagctccagtGGGGGCGGGCCCGGGGAGCAGGGACAGCCGCCGCAGGAGGCCGTGCTCGAGGCCATCTCAA AGGTGGCAAAGTCTAAAGGAAGGGTTGCACTCACAACAAATATGGTCATAGGTGGTACTGTTACAGATGATTCAAGTGATGAATGGCTTGTTCTGGATCAGAAG GTGAATACATATCCCACAGACAGAGGGTTTACAGCAATTGGTACTGGAGGCGAAGATTTTGTCCATTCTATGGTTGATGCTGTTGAATCAGTTCTTCAAGAATCGATTCCAAAG GGCCAAGTAAGTCAGAAAATATCTTCTAGGGGGAAATATGTTTCTGTAAAAATCGGGCCAATACGTGTGGCTTCAAGTGAGCAG GTCCAGGCTGTATACCGCGCCATGAGAAGAGATAACAGGATGAAATACTTCTTATGA
- the LOC109732789 gene encoding uncharacterized protein isoform X1: MACRALALRSLLLPDPLHHLSLRAAASAPAAPFPCRRRRRNLRCCSSSSGGGPGEQGQPPQEAVLEAISTEVAKSKGRVALTTNMVIGGTVTDDSSDEWLVLDQKVNTYPTDRGFTAIGTGGEDFVHSMVDAVESVLQESIPKGQVSQKISSRGKYVSVKIGPIRVASSEQVQAVYRAMRRDNRMKYFL; this comes from the exons ATGGCGTGCCGAGCCCTCGCGCTCCGCTCCTTGCTGCTCCCCGACCCCCTCCACCACCTGAGTCTCCGCGCCGCCGCGTCGGCCCCGGCGGCGCCGTTTCcttgtcgccgccgccgccgcaacctccgctgctgctccagctccagtGGGGGCGGGCCCGGGGAGCAGGGACAGCCGCCGCAGGAGGCCGTGCTCGAGGCCATCTCAA CAGAGGTGGCAAAGTCTAAAGGAAGGGTTGCACTCACAACAAATATGGTCATAGGTGGTACTGTTACAGATGATTCAAGTGATGAATGGCTTGTTCTGGATCAGAAG GTGAATACATATCCCACAGACAGAGGGTTTACAGCAATTGGTACTGGAGGCGAAGATTTTGTCCATTCTATGGTTGATGCTGTTGAATCAGTTCTTCAAGAATCGATTCCAAAG GGCCAAGTAAGTCAGAAAATATCTTCTAGGGGGAAATATGTTTCTGTAAAAATCGGGCCAATACGTGTGGCTTCAAGTGAGCAG GTCCAGGCTGTATACCGCGCCATGAGAAGAGATAACAGGATGAAATACTTCTTATGA
- the LOC109732788 gene encoding uncharacterized protein codes for MDAPLVDTHTHTFNLSALQSIPLHSPLALPPPPRRPGPTPGILRRRAGAAMAARAPYFAPEEGARGIRPGESPAAALRRILATPGAHQAPCCFDALGARLVERAGFPICFMGGFCVSAARLGLPDVGLISYGEMVDQGRLITEAVSVPVIGDGDNGYGNSMNIKRTVKGYINAGLAGIMLEDQVAPKACGHTEGRKVISREEAVMHIKAAIDARKESASDIVIVARTDSRQAVSLDEALWRVQAFADAGADVLFIDALASIEEMKAFCAVAPGVPKMANMLEGGGKTPILTPAELKEIGFSLVVYPLSLIGVAMRAMEDALLAIKGGGVPPPASLPSFQEIKDTLGFNRHYQEDKQYTVPQAEPSMPSGNP; via the exons ATGGATGCGCCACTTgttgacacacacacacacaccttcaacCTCTCGGCGCTCCAGTCCATTCCGCTTCACTCCCCTCTCGcgcttcctcctccgcctcgtcgaCCCGGTCCCACTCCCGGcatcctccgccgccgcgcaGGCGCAGCGATGGCAGCCCGCGCCCCTTACTTCGCCCCCGAGGAAGGCGCCCGGGGCATCCGCCCAGGGGAGTCACCTGCCGCGGCGCTCCGCCGGATCCTGGCGACGCCAGGCGCCCACCAGGCGCCCTGCTGCTTCGACGCGCTCGGCGCCCGCCTCGTCGAGCGCGCGGGGTTCCCGATCTGCTTCATGGGCG GTTTCTGTGTTTCTGCTGCACGACTTGGATTGCCAGATGTTGGATTAATCTCCTATGGAGAAATGGTTGATCAAGGGCGTCTAATCACCGAAGCAGTTTCGGTTCCCGTGATTGGTGATGGAGACAATGGTTACGGAAATTCTATGAACATCAAGAGAACTGTAAAAGGATATATCAATGCTGGGTTGGCTGGAATCATGCTTGAAGATCAG GTGGCACCAAAAGCGTGTGGACACACTGAAGGAAGGAAAGTCATCTCGAGGGAGGAAGCGGTCATGCACATAAAAGCTGCTATAGATGCCAGGAAGGAGAGTGCCTCTGACATTGTTATTGTGGCGAGAACAGATTCCCGGCAAGCTGTTTCTCTTGATGAAGCATTATGGAGAGTTCAGGCTTTTGCTGATGCTGGAGCAGATGTTCTATTTATTGATGCCCTTGCTTCAATAGAAGAGATGAAGGCATTCTGTGCGGTTGCACCTGGAGTACCAAAGATG GCAAACATGTTAGAAGGTGGTGGTAAAACTCCCATATTGACCCCTGCTGAACTCAAGGAGATTGGTTTTAGCCTTGTAGTCTATCCGTTGTCCCTAATTGGGGTGGCAATGCGTGCAATGGAG GATGCTCTACTCGCCATAAAAGGTGGTGGCGTACCCCCACCTGCCAGCCTGCCATCTTTTCAGGAGATCAAGGATACTCTAGGGTTCAACCGCCATTACCAGGAAGATAAACAGTACACTGTCCCGCAAGCCGAGCCATCAATGCCAAGTG GTAACCCGTAG
- the LOC141041024 gene encoding uncharacterized protein — protein MKQGDPISPLLFNLAADALAGILDKAQRASHLKGVVGHLIPGDGVTHLQYADDTMIMVEGSDLDIVNLKFVLLCFEAMSGLKINFDKSEVVVLGYSAAKQQRITDNLNCRLASFPISYPGMPMSDSRILDRGGLGITTSRPMNVALMLRWVWWIMQGDGGLWLQLVEAKYLQGEPLLACSRSTGSQFWRSIQTIKDEIRLGATFSVGNGNVTQFWIDPWLDGEPLRVRFPRLFAICEDPHLLVSAAGLD, from the exons atGAAGCAGGGGGATCCCATCTCCCCTCTTCTCTTCAACCTAGCTGCTGATGCCCTAGCTGGCATCTTAGATAAGGCTCAGCGGGCCAGCCACCTAAAGGGGGTGGTTGGTCATCTGATCCCTGGAGATGGTGTCACCCACTTACAGTATGCGGATGACACCATGATCATGGTGGAAGGGTCTGACTTGGACATAGTTAATCTTAAGTTCGTTTTGCTCTGCTTTGAGGCCATGTCAGGACTTAAGATTAACTTTGACAAGAGCGAGGTTGTGGTCTTAGGATACTCGGCGGCCAAGCAACAGAGGATCACAGATAACCTCAACTGCAGGCTCGCATCTTTCCCCATATCCTATCCGGGGATGCCTATGTCCGATTCCAGGATCTTG GATCGGGGTGGCCTCGGCATCACGACCTCTCGACCCATGAACGTCGCCCTCATGTTGCGTTGGGTCTGGTGGATCATGCAGGGCGATGGGGGTCTGTGGCTTCAGTTGGTCGAGGCAAAATATTTGCAGGGAGAGCCTCTCTTGGCGTGTTCTCGCTCGACTGGATCTCAATTCTGGAGATCTATCCAGACGATTAAGGATGAGATCCGGCTGGGTGCTACCTTCTCAGTTGGCAATGGGAATGTCACCCAGTTCTGGATTGACCCTTGGCTGGATGGGGAGCCGCTTCGTGTTCGGTTTCCTAGGCTGTTTGCTATCTGCGAGGACCCGCATCTGCTGGTCTCCGCGGCTGGTTTGGATTAG